One Burkholderia thailandensis E264 genomic window carries:
- the tssC gene encoding type VI secretion system contractile sheath large subunit, whose product MNEHAQTRADTRAAAQPAVARDEFAALLQKEFKPKTAEARESVERAVRTLAQQALEHTAGMTTDAYGSVKQIIAEIDRKLSEQINLILHHQEFQTLEGAWRGLHYLVTNTETDELLKIKALPASRNELARTLKRYKGVAWDQSPLFRKVYEEEYGQFGGEPFGCLVGDFYFNHSPPDVEMLGELSKIAAAAHAPFIAGASPELMQMDSWQELANPRDLTKIFQNTEYAAWRSLRQSEDSRYVGLAMPRFLARLPYGARTNPVDEFDFEEDTDAASHDRYTWANSAYAMAANINRSFKLYGWCSSIRGVESGGAVEGLPCHTFPTDDGGVDQKCPTEIAISDRREAELAKNGFMPFVHRKNSDFAAFIGAQSLYQPAEYHDPDATANARLSGRLPYLFACCRFAHYLKCIVRDKIGSFRERDDMERWLNDWIMNYVDGDPANSSQETKARKPLAAAQVVVEEIDDNPGYYASKFFLRPHYQLEGLTVSLRLISKLPSAKAASE is encoded by the coding sequence ATGAATGAACACGCTCAAACCCGGGCCGACACGCGCGCGGCCGCGCAGCCCGCCGTCGCGCGCGACGAGTTCGCCGCGCTGCTGCAGAAGGAGTTCAAGCCGAAGACGGCGGAGGCGCGCGAATCGGTCGAGCGCGCGGTGCGCACGCTCGCGCAGCAGGCGCTCGAGCACACGGCAGGCATGACGACCGACGCGTACGGCAGCGTGAAGCAGATCATCGCCGAGATCGACCGCAAGCTCTCCGAGCAGATCAACCTGATCCTGCATCACCAGGAGTTCCAGACGCTCGAAGGCGCGTGGCGCGGGCTGCATTACCTCGTCACGAACACCGAGACCGACGAGTTGCTGAAGATCAAGGCGCTGCCCGCGTCGCGCAACGAGCTCGCGCGCACGCTCAAGCGCTACAAGGGCGTTGCATGGGATCAGAGCCCGCTGTTTCGCAAGGTCTACGAAGAGGAGTACGGCCAGTTCGGCGGCGAGCCGTTCGGCTGCCTCGTCGGCGATTTTTACTTCAACCACAGCCCGCCCGACGTCGAGATGCTCGGCGAGCTGTCGAAGATCGCGGCCGCCGCGCACGCACCGTTCATCGCGGGCGCGTCGCCCGAGCTGATGCAGATGGATTCGTGGCAGGAACTGGCCAATCCGCGCGACCTCACGAAGATCTTCCAGAACACCGAATACGCGGCGTGGCGCAGCCTGCGCCAGTCCGAGGATTCGCGCTACGTCGGGCTCGCGATGCCGCGCTTTCTCGCCCGGCTGCCGTATGGCGCGCGCACGAACCCCGTCGACGAATTCGACTTCGAGGAAGACACCGACGCCGCGAGCCACGACCGCTATACGTGGGCGAATTCCGCGTACGCGATGGCGGCGAACATCAACCGCTCGTTCAAGCTGTACGGCTGGTGCTCGTCGATCCGCGGCGTCGAATCGGGCGGCGCGGTCGAGGGGCTGCCGTGCCACACGTTCCCGACCGACGACGGCGGCGTCGACCAGAAGTGCCCGACCGAGATCGCGATCAGCGACCGCCGCGAGGCCGAGCTCGCGAAGAACGGATTCATGCCGTTCGTTCATCGAAAGAATTCGGATTTCGCGGCGTTCATCGGCGCGCAGTCGCTGTATCAGCCCGCCGAGTATCACGATCCCGACGCGACCGCGAACGCGCGGCTCTCCGGCCGCCTGCCGTACCTGTTCGCATGCTGCCGCTTCGCGCATTACCTGAAGTGCATCGTGCGCGACAAGATCGGCTCGTTTCGCGAGCGCGACGACATGGAGCGCTGGCTCAACGACTGGATCATGAACTACGTCGACGGCGATCCGGCGAACTCGTCGCAGGAGACGAAGGCGCGCAAGCCGCTCGCGGCCGCGCAGGTTGTCGTCGAGGAGATCGACGACAACCCCGGCTATTACGCGTCGAAATTCTTCCTGCGGCCGCATTACCAACTGGAAGGGCTCACCGTGTCGCTGCGGCTCATCTCGAAGCTGCCGTCGGCGAAGGCGGCGAGCGAATGA
- the tssG gene encoding type VI secretion system baseplate subunit TssG, with protein MAGARRQAARDMTAQPKPNPEPAGADAGSHANSKAGRRAGAASNAEPGAMPNADWDAAADATPNATPSATTQADAARRDAWWRRLRAAPHGYDLFHALRWLDALSPEHAPSGYASRPRDEPVRFGQAPSLAFAAAMLADVRDEAPRPRVAIHGFGLFGPNGPLPSHLTEYAYERAAQHDDPTFAAFADLFHHRLILLFYRAWADAQPTVSLDRPARARFDRYVASLIGPCDARSCDAPRGANAIAPHAKYHQAGHLVRHTRNPEGLVQILQRYFGVRARIVEHVPRWVMLDRAQRCAIRATRPTQPLGGAVLGRAVRDAQSRFRIVLGPLTLDEYRRFLPGGAHAQQLAQWVREYVGIEFDWDVQLELARGEVPALALGSRDGLGRTAWLGERLDPGPARDLVLGYDGRARGGAGVARARSTAADQAAAADAFDRQPA; from the coding sequence ATGGCCGGCGCGCGTCGGCAGGCGGCCCGCGATATGACGGCGCAACCGAAGCCGAATCCGGAGCCCGCCGGCGCGGACGCGGGCTCGCACGCGAACTCGAAAGCGGGCCGGCGCGCGGGCGCGGCTTCGAATGCGGAGCCGGGCGCGATGCCGAATGCGGATTGGGACGCGGCCGCGGATGCGACGCCGAACGCAACGCCAAGCGCGACGACGCAGGCCGATGCCGCGCGCCGCGACGCATGGTGGCGCCGCCTGCGCGCCGCGCCGCACGGCTACGACCTGTTCCACGCGCTGCGCTGGCTCGACGCGCTGTCGCCGGAGCACGCGCCGTCCGGCTACGCGTCGCGGCCGCGCGACGAGCCGGTGCGCTTCGGCCAGGCGCCGTCGCTCGCGTTCGCGGCGGCGATGCTCGCCGACGTGCGCGACGAGGCCCCGAGGCCGCGCGTGGCGATTCACGGCTTCGGGCTGTTCGGGCCGAACGGGCCGCTGCCGTCGCATCTGACCGAGTATGCGTACGAGCGCGCGGCGCAGCATGACGATCCGACCTTCGCCGCGTTCGCCGACCTGTTTCATCATCGGCTGATCCTGCTGTTCTATCGCGCATGGGCCGACGCGCAGCCGACCGTCAGTCTCGACCGGCCGGCGCGCGCGCGGTTCGATCGCTACGTGGCCAGCCTGATCGGGCCGTGCGATGCGCGTTCATGCGATGCGCCGCGCGGTGCTAACGCGATCGCGCCGCACGCGAAGTATCACCAGGCGGGCCATCTGGTGCGGCACACGCGCAACCCGGAGGGGCTCGTGCAGATCCTGCAGCGCTATTTCGGCGTGCGGGCGCGCATCGTCGAGCACGTGCCGCGGTGGGTGATGCTCGATCGCGCGCAGCGCTGCGCGATCCGCGCGACGCGGCCGACACAGCCGCTCGGCGGCGCCGTGCTCGGCCGTGCGGTGCGCGACGCGCAATCGCGCTTTCGGATCGTGCTCGGCCCGCTGACGCTCGACGAGTACCGGCGGTTCCTGCCGGGCGGCGCGCACGCGCAGCAGCTCGCGCAATGGGTGCGCGAATACGTCGGCATCGAATTCGACTGGGACGTGCAGCTCGAGCTCGCGCGCGGCGAAGTGCCGGCGCTCGCGCTCGGCAGCCGCGACGGACTCGGCCGCACCGCGTGGCTCGGCGAGCGGCTCGATCCCGGCCCCGCGCGCGACCTCGTGCTCGGCTACGACGGGCGCGCGCGCGGCGGCGCGGGCGTTGCGCGAGCCCGATCGACCGCGGCCGATCAGGCGGCCGCCGCCGATGCGTTTGATCGTCAACCTGCCTGA
- the tssF gene encoding type VI secretion system baseplate subunit TssF, with the protein MDTRLLDYYNRELAYLRELGGEFAQQFPKVAARLRMHESGPPDPYVERLLEGFSFLTARVQLKMDAEFPRFTQALLDAVYPGYVAPVPSMAIMQFTPMMNEGSLAQGYRLPAGTALRARPAASEQTACEFRTAHDLTLWPLELTAASVTGAPAYLPRSATAARRDVRGALRIRLKACGGASLAKLPIERLMFHLAGPERDALHLLELIAGHTIGVVCHDAAQPPRWLHALGADALAHQGFDAAQALLPDDGRSFQGYRLLREYFAFPARFLFFSIEGLRPALARATGDTFELTLLLDRHDAALENSVDARHVALNCTPAVNLFARRGDRIPVHPGAREHHVVVDRSRPLDYEVYAVRRLAGEPRDDAQAREFRPFHASFAGDDGNYGAYYTVRREPRLVSARARANGTRTGYVGSETFVSLVDSECAPYDESIRYLSADTLCTNRDLVLLLPAGDANAFTLRVSAPVERIAAIRGPSRPRAPIADAQTAWRLVSHLGLARQTLTDVDDEEGARVLRELLGLHADPADAAMRRQIDGVHRVAFTPVFRRLPAAGPLMFGRGVQVDVTVDDHAFSGDSPYLLGAVLEQFFARHVSINSFAECVLSSAQRGRLAQWPARVGRRPAI; encoded by the coding sequence ATGGACACGCGCCTGCTCGACTACTACAACCGCGAGCTCGCGTACCTGCGCGAGTTGGGCGGCGAGTTCGCGCAGCAGTTTCCGAAAGTGGCCGCGCGCCTGCGGATGCACGAATCGGGGCCGCCCGATCCGTACGTCGAGCGGCTGCTTGAAGGCTTCAGCTTCCTCACCGCGCGCGTGCAGCTGAAGATGGATGCGGAGTTTCCGCGCTTCACGCAGGCGCTGCTCGACGCCGTTTATCCGGGCTACGTCGCGCCGGTTCCGTCGATGGCGATCATGCAGTTCACGCCGATGATGAACGAAGGCAGTCTCGCGCAAGGCTACCGGCTGCCGGCCGGCACCGCGCTGCGCGCGCGGCCGGCCGCGTCCGAGCAGACCGCGTGCGAGTTTCGCACCGCGCACGATTTGACGCTGTGGCCGCTGGAACTCACGGCCGCGTCGGTGACGGGCGCGCCCGCGTACCTGCCGCGCTCGGCGACGGCCGCGCGGCGCGACGTGCGCGGCGCGCTGCGCATCCGCCTGAAGGCGTGCGGCGGCGCGAGCCTCGCGAAACTGCCGATCGAGCGCCTGATGTTCCATCTCGCCGGACCCGAGCGCGACGCGCTGCATCTGCTCGAACTGATCGCCGGGCATACGATCGGCGTCGTGTGCCACGACGCGGCGCAGCCGCCGCGCTGGCTGCACGCGCTCGGCGCGGACGCGCTCGCCCATCAGGGCTTCGACGCCGCCCAGGCGCTGCTGCCAGACGACGGCCGCAGCTTCCAAGGCTATCGCCTGCTGCGCGAGTATTTCGCGTTTCCCGCGCGCTTCCTGTTCTTCAGCATCGAGGGATTGCGGCCCGCGCTCGCGCGCGCGACGGGCGACACGTTCGAGCTGACGCTGCTGCTCGACCGGCACGACGCGGCGCTCGAGAACAGCGTCGATGCGCGGCACGTCGCGTTGAACTGCACGCCGGCCGTCAATCTGTTCGCGCGTCGCGGAGACCGCATTCCGGTCCATCCGGGCGCGCGCGAGCATCATGTCGTCGTCGATCGCAGCCGGCCGCTCGACTACGAGGTCTATGCGGTGCGGCGGCTCGCGGGCGAGCCGCGCGACGACGCCCAGGCGCGCGAGTTCCGGCCGTTCCACGCGTCGTTCGCGGGCGACGACGGCAATTACGGCGCGTACTACACGGTGCGCCGCGAGCCGCGGCTCGTATCCGCGCGCGCGCGCGCGAACGGCACGCGCACGGGCTACGTCGGCAGCGAGACGTTCGTGTCGCTCGTCGACAGCGAGTGCGCGCCGTACGACGAATCGATCCGCTATCTGTCCGCCGACACGCTGTGCACGAATCGCGATCTCGTGCTGCTGCTGCCGGCGGGCGACGCGAACGCGTTCACGCTGCGCGTGTCGGCGCCCGTCGAGCGGATCGCCGCGATTCGCGGGCCGTCGCGGCCGCGCGCGCCGATCGCCGATGCGCAGACCGCGTGGCGGCTCGTGAGCCACCTCGGGCTCGCGCGCCAAACGCTGACCGACGTCGACGACGAAGAAGGCGCGCGCGTGCTGCGCGAACTGCTCGGCCTGCATGCGGACCCGGCCGACGCGGCGATGCGCCGGCAGATCGACGGCGTGCATCGCGTCGCGTTCACGCCGGTGTTTCGCAGGCTGCCCGCAGCCGGGCCGCTGATGTTCGGGCGCGGCGTGCAGGTGGATGTGACCGTCGACGATCATGCGTTTTCCGGCGACAGCCCGTATCTGCTCGGCGCGGTGCTCGAGCAGTTTTTCGCGCGGCACGTGTCGATCAACTCGTTCGCCGAATGCGTGCTGAGCAGCGCGCAGCGCGGCAGGCTCGCGCAATGGCCGGCGCGCGTCGGCAGGCGGCCCGCGATATGA
- the tssH gene encoding type VI secretion system ATPase TssH — MSDIGRVTLFGKLNAFLYETLEQATGFCRLRGNPYVELAHWLNQMLQRPDSDVHRVLRRFDIEAAAIDRGIVSALDRLPRGAGSVSDLSAHIDDAVERAWVYATLKYDATQIRGAVLLLAIVKTAQLRNVLYAIARDFERIVPDVFADELERIVEGSPEAPPPAARASAGAGGGASPAAREGSALARYAVDLTARARAGEIDPVVGRDGEIRQIVDILLRRRQNNPLLVGEAGVGKTAVAEGFALRIVAGDVPPPLRDVELYLLDIGLLQAGASVKGEFESRLRGVIDEATSSERPVILFVDEVHTLVGAGGAAGTGDAANLLKPALARGLLRTIGATTWSEYKQYIEKDPALTRRFQLVQVREPEEGAALTMLRGLAAKLEAHHRVLVLDDALQAAVTLSHRYIPARQLPDKAISLLDTACARVAVSQHAVPAPIEDARRRIDSLRVERELIARECALGAGDAPRLDAIDASIASEQAALDALDARWQAERDALGQIVDWRASLLADDPSRALDETARADVQAKLSAALRALAELQGETPLVLPAVDTHAVAAVVSDWTGIPLGRMVRDEMQSVLKLADTLAERVVGQRHAVELIAERIQTARARLDDPAKPHGVFLLCGPSGVGKTETALALAETLYGGEHNAITINMSEFQEAHTVSTLKGAPPGYVGYGQGGVLTEAVRRRPYSVVLLDEIEKAHRDVHEIFFQVFDKGWMEDGEGRYIDFRNTVILLTSNVGSERVMQLCRDPQRLPDAQTLTDALRAPLREVFPAALLGRLSVVPYYPLTDEMLARIVALQLARIERRIESHHGIALRCEDSATALIVERCRTIESGGRMVDAILTHTVLPRISQEILRATIEGRALRAIDVSAEDGQFVYRFEEEGAT, encoded by the coding sequence ATGTCCGATATCGGCCGAGTGACCTTGTTCGGAAAGCTGAACGCTTTTCTCTACGAGACATTGGAGCAGGCGACGGGCTTCTGCCGGCTGCGCGGCAATCCGTACGTCGAGCTCGCGCACTGGCTGAACCAGATGCTCCAGCGCCCGGACAGCGACGTGCACCGGGTCCTGCGCCGCTTCGACATCGAAGCGGCCGCGATCGATCGCGGGATCGTCTCGGCGCTCGACCGGTTGCCGCGCGGCGCGGGCTCCGTGTCCGATCTGTCCGCGCACATCGACGACGCGGTCGAGCGCGCGTGGGTCTACGCGACGCTCAAATACGACGCGACGCAGATCCGCGGCGCGGTGCTGCTGCTCGCGATCGTGAAGACGGCGCAACTGCGCAACGTGCTGTATGCGATCGCGCGCGACTTCGAGCGGATCGTGCCGGACGTGTTCGCCGACGAACTCGAGCGGATCGTCGAAGGCTCGCCGGAAGCGCCGCCGCCGGCGGCGCGCGCATCGGCGGGCGCGGGGGGCGGCGCATCGCCCGCCGCGCGGGAAGGCTCGGCGCTCGCGCGCTACGCGGTCGATCTGACCGCGCGGGCGCGCGCGGGTGAGATCGATCCGGTGGTGGGCCGCGACGGCGAGATTCGTCAGATCGTCGACATCCTGCTGCGCCGCCGGCAGAACAATCCGCTGCTCGTCGGCGAGGCGGGCGTCGGCAAGACCGCGGTCGCAGAAGGCTTCGCGCTGCGCATCGTCGCGGGCGACGTGCCGCCGCCGCTGCGCGACGTCGAACTGTATCTGCTCGACATCGGCCTGCTGCAAGCGGGCGCGAGCGTGAAGGGCGAATTCGAGAGCCGCCTGCGCGGCGTGATCGACGAGGCGACATCGAGCGAGCGGCCCGTCATTCTGTTCGTCGACGAGGTGCATACGCTCGTCGGCGCGGGCGGCGCGGCGGGCACGGGCGACGCGGCGAACCTCTTGAAGCCCGCGCTCGCGCGCGGCCTGCTGCGCACGATCGGCGCGACGACGTGGTCCGAGTACAAGCAGTACATCGAGAAGGACCCGGCGCTCACGCGGCGCTTCCAGCTCGTGCAGGTGCGCGAGCCGGAGGAGGGCGCGGCGCTGACGATGCTGCGCGGACTCGCCGCGAAGCTGGAGGCGCACCACCGCGTGCTCGTGCTCGACGATGCGTTGCAGGCGGCCGTCACGCTGTCGCATCGCTACATTCCGGCGCGGCAATTGCCCGACAAGGCGATCAGCCTGCTCGACACCGCGTGCGCGCGCGTCGCGGTCAGCCAGCACGCGGTGCCCGCGCCGATCGAGGATGCGCGGCGGCGGATCGACAGCCTGCGCGTCGAGCGCGAACTGATCGCGCGCGAGTGCGCGCTCGGCGCGGGCGATGCGCCGCGGCTCGATGCGATCGATGCGTCGATCGCGAGCGAACAGGCCGCGCTCGATGCGCTCGACGCGCGCTGGCAGGCGGAGCGCGACGCGCTCGGCCAGATCGTCGACTGGCGGGCCTCGCTGCTGGCCGACGATCCTTCGCGCGCGCTCGATGAGACGGCGCGCGCGGACGTGCAGGCGAAGCTCTCGGCTGCGCTGCGCGCGCTCGCCGAGTTGCAGGGCGAGACGCCGCTCGTGCTGCCCGCGGTCGACACGCACGCGGTGGCCGCCGTCGTGTCCGACTGGACCGGCATCCCGCTCGGCCGGATGGTGCGTGACGAGATGCAATCGGTGCTGAAGCTCGCCGACACGCTCGCCGAGCGTGTGGTCGGCCAGCGGCACGCGGTCGAGCTGATCGCCGAGCGCATCCAGACCGCGCGCGCGCGGCTCGACGATCCGGCCAAGCCGCACGGCGTGTTCCTGCTGTGCGGGCCGTCCGGCGTCGGCAAGACCGAGACGGCGCTCGCGCTCGCCGAGACGCTGTACGGCGGCGAGCACAACGCGATCACGATCAACATGAGCGAGTTCCAGGAGGCGCATACCGTATCGACGCTCAAGGGCGCGCCGCCCGGCTACGTCGGCTACGGACAGGGCGGCGTGCTGACCGAGGCGGTGCGGCGGCGGCCGTACAGCGTCGTGCTGCTCGACGAAATCGAGAAGGCGCACCGCGACGTGCACGAGATCTTCTTTCAGGTGTTCGACAAGGGCTGGATGGAAGACGGCGAAGGGCGCTACATCGACTTTCGCAACACGGTGATCCTCCTCACGTCGAACGTCGGTTCCGAGCGCGTGATGCAGCTGTGCCGCGACCCGCAGCGCCTGCCCGATGCGCAGACCTTGACCGATGCGCTGCGCGCGCCGCTGCGCGAAGTGTTCCCCGCCGCGTTGTTGGGACGCCTGAGCGTCGTGCCGTACTACCCGCTCACCGACGAGATGCTCGCGCGGATCGTCGCGTTGCAGCTCGCGCGCATCGAGCGCCGAATCGAATCGCACCACGGCATCGCGCTGCGCTGCGAGGATTCGGCGACCGCGCTGATCGTCGAGCGCTGCCGGACGATCGAATCCGGCGGCCGGATGGTCGACGCGATTCTCACGCACACGGTGCTGCCGCGCATCAGCCAGGAGATCCTGCGCGCGACGATCGAGGGGCGCGCGCTGCGGGCGATCGACGTGAGCGCCGAAGACGGCCAGTTCGTTTATCGATTCGAAGAGGAGGGTGCGACGTGA
- a CDS encoding Hcp family type VI secretion system effector: MGVAMFMKVDGVTGESADAQHKGWTDIQSFSWGASQPGAMASGSGGNAGKASFNDLVVAAYMDKGATAIIKNCANGKHLSSVEISACKTGGSQIEFMRVTLQEVLVTSAQIAGVDPGDAADRLMMQYGFQAAKVKKQYWQQNDNGGKGAEVSVGWNIKENTEM, from the coding sequence ATGGGCGTGGCAATGTTTATGAAAGTGGACGGCGTCACCGGCGAATCGGCCGACGCGCAGCACAAGGGCTGGACCGACATCCAGTCGTTCTCGTGGGGCGCGAGCCAGCCGGGCGCGATGGCGAGCGGCAGCGGCGGCAACGCGGGCAAGGCGAGCTTCAACGATCTCGTCGTCGCCGCATACATGGACAAGGGCGCGACGGCGATCATCAAGAACTGCGCGAACGGCAAGCATTTGTCGTCCGTCGAGATCTCGGCGTGCAAGACGGGCGGCTCGCAGATCGAGTTCATGCGCGTGACGCTGCAGGAAGTGCTCGTCACGTCCGCGCAGATCGCGGGCGTCGATCCGGGCGACGCGGCCGACCGGCTGATGATGCAGTACGGCTTCCAGGCCGCGAAGGTCAAGAAGCAGTACTGGCAGCAGAACGACAACGGCGGCAAGGGCGCCGAGGTGTCGGTCGGCTGGAACATCAAGGAAAACACCGAGATGTGA
- a CDS encoding type VI secretion system Vgr family protein, translated as MTRVFTLDSLHGDDLKFHRLYGEEALGRMFDFRIEALADNHSLSLKELLGKPVTVRIRQQDESERHLNGIVARAALVGRRAQRHYGYQLIVRPWLWLATRRSDCRIFQNKTVPEIVQDVLVTYGFPIENHLTDTYAPRDYCVQYNETDAAFVSRLMEFEGIYYYFKHAAQTHTLMLCDAMASHVALPGYEHIPFIARDRTAIADEEHIDSWLPAQEVSIGKHETSDYDYTKPRADLSAQKIDPRGHDHDGFASFEWPGGYRDDEPGAHYSRVRLEEQQAEHERALARTDVRGIAPGYLFTLEHCPRADQNREYLIVRCQYRFQENAYATDSGNEAVVHESQVLVQPSSLPYRSPRATPRPRTNGPQTATVVGPVGEEIWTDQYGRVKLQFRWDRYGQSDQNSSCWVRVSSPWAGGGFGGVQIPRIGDEVVVDFLNGDPDQPIVTGRVYNGEKMPPWGLPGSATQSGLLSRSSPGGTTEHSNAFRFEDKKGAEQLWMHAERNFDAETEQDHTLSVGHDHSHSVGNNETMSVANDRQRSVGQNETVNIGKHRVAQIGGNETHGVAGNRTRQVGQNEAVTIGANREATIGGNHVETVAKDKTETIGQGKTLNVTQHYQTNSKSMKTAVVQHHAEEIGSRTSTIKNAHVLNVGDSQSVNVGASHTMSVRNNVHVGAGDEIALVCGHASITLKKDGTILINGVTVESSASGSHSVRGKTVTSSATGEHTVEGTILKLNP; from the coding sequence GTGACCCGTGTGTTCACACTCGACAGCCTGCACGGCGACGACCTGAAGTTCCATCGCCTCTACGGCGAGGAAGCGCTCGGGCGGATGTTCGACTTCCGGATCGAAGCGCTCGCCGACAATCACAGCCTGTCGCTGAAGGAACTGCTCGGCAAGCCGGTGACGGTGCGCATCCGGCAGCAGGACGAATCGGAGCGCCATCTGAACGGGATCGTCGCGCGCGCCGCGCTGGTCGGGCGGCGCGCGCAGCGGCATTACGGCTATCAACTGATCGTGCGGCCGTGGCTGTGGCTCGCGACGCGCCGCTCCGATTGCCGGATCTTCCAGAACAAGACGGTGCCGGAGATCGTGCAGGACGTGCTCGTCACGTACGGCTTTCCGATCGAAAACCATCTGACCGACACGTACGCGCCGCGCGACTACTGCGTGCAGTACAACGAGACCGACGCGGCGTTCGTGTCGCGGCTGATGGAGTTCGAAGGGATCTACTACTACTTCAAGCACGCCGCGCAAACGCACACGCTGATGCTGTGCGACGCGATGGCGTCGCACGTCGCGCTGCCGGGCTACGAGCACATTCCGTTCATTGCGCGCGACCGCACCGCGATCGCCGACGAAGAGCACATCGACAGCTGGCTGCCCGCGCAGGAAGTGAGCATCGGCAAGCACGAGACGAGCGACTACGACTACACGAAGCCGCGCGCGGATCTGTCCGCGCAGAAGATCGATCCGCGCGGCCACGACCATGACGGCTTCGCGTCGTTCGAATGGCCCGGCGGCTATCGCGACGATGAACCGGGCGCGCATTACAGCCGCGTGCGGCTCGAAGAGCAGCAAGCGGAGCACGAACGCGCGCTCGCGCGCACCGACGTGCGCGGCATCGCACCCGGCTATCTGTTCACGCTCGAACACTGCCCGCGCGCCGACCAGAACCGCGAATACCTGATCGTGCGCTGCCAGTATCGGTTTCAGGAGAACGCGTACGCGACCGACAGCGGAAACGAAGCGGTCGTGCACGAATCGCAGGTGCTCGTGCAGCCTTCGAGCCTGCCGTATCGCTCGCCGCGCGCAACGCCGCGGCCGCGCACGAACGGCCCGCAGACGGCGACCGTCGTCGGCCCGGTGGGAGAAGAAATCTGGACGGACCAGTACGGGCGCGTGAAGCTGCAATTTCGCTGGGACCGCTACGGGCAGAGCGACCAGAACTCATCGTGCTGGGTGCGCGTGTCGAGCCCGTGGGCGGGCGGCGGCTTCGGCGGCGTGCAGATCCCGCGCATCGGCGATGAAGTGGTGGTCGATTTTCTGAATGGCGATCCGGATCAGCCGATCGTGACGGGGCGCGTGTACAACGGCGAGAAGATGCCGCCTTGGGGGTTGCCCGGCAGCGCGACGCAAAGCGGGCTGCTGTCGCGCTCGTCGCCGGGCGGCACGACCGAGCATTCGAACGCGTTTCGCTTCGAGGACAAGAAGGGCGCGGAGCAACTGTGGATGCACGCGGAACGCAACTTCGACGCGGAAACCGAGCAGGACCACACGCTGTCGGTGGGCCACGATCACTCGCATTCGGTCGGCAACAACGAGACGATGAGCGTCGCGAACGACCGGCAGCGGAGCGTCGGGCAGAACGAGACGGTGAACATCGGGAAACATCGCGTCGCGCAGATCGGCGGGAACGAGACGCATGGCGTCGCGGGCAATCGCACGCGGCAGGTCGGACAGAACGAGGCCGTGACGATCGGCGCGAATCGCGAGGCGACGATCGGCGGCAATCACGTGGAGACGGTCGCGAAAGACAAGACCGAAACGATCGGGCAGGGCAAGACGCTGAACGTCACCCAGCACTACCAGACGAATTCGAAAAGCATGAAGACCGCCGTCGTCCAACATCACGCCGAGGAGATCGGCTCGCGAACGTCGACGATCAAGAACGCGCACGTGCTCAATGTCGGTGATTCGCAATCGGTGAACGTTGGCGCAAGCCATACGATGAGTGTGAGGAACAACGTGCATGTCGGCGCTGGCGATGAAATCGCACTCGTTTGCGGCCACGCGAGCATCACGCTGAAGAAGGACGGCACGATCTTGATCAACGGCGTCACGGTGGAATCGAGCGCCAGCGGAAGCCATAGCGTGCGCGGCAAGACGGTGACGTCGTCGGCGACGGGCGAGCACACGGTGGAAGGCACGATACTGAAACTGAACCCCTGA
- the tssE gene encoding type VI secretion system baseplate subunit TssE, translating into MNDDTRARGGREGGLRAARDRLQPALLDRLTDDERARCTEPPDAQAIGGERLRAAVLRDLAWLLNTRNGEDGFVDWAAFAHAQASVLNYGMRPLVGKPMSGVERMSVEASIRDAIVRFEPRIAPDSVEVRSVLDAPGGAAGERRHNVLMFEIKGTLWSVPHPVEFVLRSALDLETGAMALQPAAGG; encoded by the coding sequence ATGAACGACGACACGCGAGCCCGGGGCGGCCGTGAGGGCGGCCTGCGCGCCGCGCGCGACCGGCTGCAGCCCGCGCTGCTCGACCGGCTGACCGACGACGAGCGCGCACGGTGCACCGAGCCGCCCGACGCGCAGGCGATCGGCGGCGAGCGCCTGCGCGCGGCGGTGCTGCGCGACCTCGCGTGGCTGCTCAACACGCGCAACGGCGAGGACGGCTTCGTCGACTGGGCGGCGTTCGCGCACGCGCAGGCGTCGGTGCTCAACTACGGGATGCGGCCGCTCGTCGGCAAGCCGATGTCGGGCGTCGAGCGGATGTCGGTCGAGGCGTCGATTCGCGATGCGATCGTGCGCTTCGAGCCGCGCATCGCGCCCGACAGCGTCGAGGTGCGCAGCGTGCTCGACGCGCCGGGCGGCGCGGCGGGCGAGCGCCGGCACAACGTGCTGATGTTCGAGATCAAGGGCACGCTGTGGTCGGTTCCGCATCCGGTCGAGTTCGTGCTGCGCTCGGCTCTCGATCTGGAGACGGGGGCGATGGCGCTGCAACCGGCGGCGGGGGGCTGA